Proteins encoded in a region of the Agromyces protaetiae genome:
- a CDS encoding RHS repeat domain-containing protein, with product MVHHLRRGRPAVLALLTSVALVAGFATAATAGEREHDAAAVVGDFGIGDGLEGAIDERVGAFRFVVPIAGLQLGWDSRAAGEDRHRLGAGWSWGLDRIQTGGGVQVHLASGGVFAADDTHPSGLAGYGAEDVVFEQTAGTLPGRGGDLPDLPQLSAVVEYAFVLRELGGVATYFSAAGDPVAQLDRFGARTDWAWVDATTHRLAAVVDPHGMVTALDWADPASVVVRPGANLEAGAEGAGAVWRLATDGGRVVASTDASGRRVSFGYARTGSGLVSSISGVSGGLTRVEWRAYPDAVPRVASVTTTDAAGAELSRRTWAPGADGALSSGWPRDAGERAAFGSPDPGFGYRSSLGDGSTWVVSEYSGRHLLTHRSTVASSPSGEHTVHEQALSYPGDGVLDPAALPGDWSRPSEVTATLRDAAGHERTDTETFRFDARGRAIGSAERVAGADPGAIERETTYRLSAAGDVLDETTTTAPGSAAEVTVTHSFEYGPRGELSARTRTEPTAPGEPVLRQDQAWDAAGNLLRGLDGTGFEYDAANRAVAERAADGTATELRYWADGTRRDRTTRHPDGTLETTGFYWDGADLLNDTHDASGTAAYLLGASRHTRTILEAGDAVTTYYGTDRHGNVTDTTDETGRTTRQTAYTDYGVATDPGAARGLQRDPFGYSGEYTDPTGRQHLRARTYDPVSLQFTTRDEADRHNRYAYADLNPIMNVDPTGRASSPDAWHPVVLGLSILCTAVIGVAALAGVPAAFTWGTGLAAAGVLTDAWAFVVSVGALSVQEADRAGTPVNDGARAFFESPITHLSDFVAGAGLVAAATFSINGLPRLARWLRARLPTQYEAELTTFPVEDMRALIADWEEMVGVMRTDPLSTLTPEYDRLLGRTVSSLRHDVLALVANRPVMVQTSLTAPPQPLLVEGRMVRGFRGWLNNEQRIPLEVSAQIYGHAGLAVGLHDRQALASVLLMSVRPVLNLHRAMKDVPVELEVAVAMRDWRLTNLRSHLEVLVGAPRSNFLDAF from the coding sequence GTGGTGCACCATCTTCGTCGAGGTCGGCCGGCGGTCCTCGCGCTGCTGACGAGCGTCGCCCTGGTGGCCGGGTTCGCGACCGCGGCGACCGCCGGCGAGCGGGAACACGACGCGGCGGCCGTCGTCGGCGACTTCGGTATCGGCGACGGCCTCGAAGGGGCGATCGACGAGCGGGTCGGCGCGTTCCGATTCGTCGTGCCGATTGCCGGGCTGCAGCTCGGCTGGGACTCGCGCGCCGCCGGCGAGGACCGCCACCGGCTCGGGGCGGGCTGGAGCTGGGGGCTCGACCGCATCCAGACCGGCGGCGGGGTCCAGGTTCACCTCGCGTCGGGCGGTGTGTTCGCCGCGGACGACACCCACCCCTCGGGCCTCGCCGGCTACGGCGCCGAAGACGTGGTCTTCGAACAGACGGCCGGCACGCTCCCGGGCCGCGGGGGCGACCTGCCGGACCTGCCGCAGCTCTCGGCGGTCGTGGAGTACGCATTCGTGCTGCGCGAGCTCGGCGGCGTCGCGACCTACTTCAGCGCTGCCGGCGATCCGGTCGCGCAGCTCGACCGGTTCGGCGCGCGCACCGATTGGGCGTGGGTCGACGCGACGACGCATCGGCTCGCCGCGGTCGTCGACCCCCACGGCATGGTGACGGCCCTCGACTGGGCGGACCCGGCCTCGGTCGTCGTGCGGCCTGGCGCGAACCTCGAGGCCGGCGCCGAGGGGGCCGGCGCGGTCTGGCGGCTCGCGACCGACGGCGGCCGGGTCGTCGCGTCGACGGATGCCTCGGGCCGCCGTGTCTCGTTCGGCTATGCGCGGACCGGGTCGGGCCTCGTCTCCTCGATCTCGGGCGTCTCGGGTGGCCTCACGCGGGTGGAGTGGCGCGCATACCCCGACGCCGTGCCCCGCGTGGCGAGCGTGACGACGACCGACGCGGCCGGTGCCGAGCTCTCGCGCCGGACCTGGGCGCCGGGCGCCGACGGCGCGCTGTCGTCCGGCTGGCCGCGCGACGCGGGCGAACGGGCGGCGTTCGGGTCCCCCGATCCGGGGTTCGGCTATCGGTCGTCGCTCGGCGACGGATCGACCTGGGTCGTCTCGGAGTACTCGGGCCGGCATCTCCTCACGCACCGTTCGACCGTCGCGAGCTCGCCGTCTGGTGAGCACACGGTGCACGAGCAGGCGCTGTCCTATCCGGGTGACGGGGTGCTCGACCCGGCGGCGCTGCCAGGCGACTGGTCGCGACCGAGCGAGGTCACGGCCACGCTCCGCGACGCCGCGGGCCACGAGCGCACCGACACGGAGACGTTCCGGTTCGATGCGCGCGGGCGCGCGATCGGGTCGGCCGAACGCGTGGCGGGCGCCGATCCCGGCGCGATCGAACGCGAGACGACCTACCGACTCTCGGCCGCGGGCGATGTGCTCGACGAGACCACCACGACCGCGCCGGGATCCGCGGCCGAGGTGACCGTGACGCACTCGTTCGAGTACGGGCCGCGCGGTGAGCTCTCGGCGCGCACGCGCACCGAGCCGACGGCGCCCGGCGAGCCCGTGCTCCGCCAGGACCAGGCGTGGGATGCGGCGGGCAATCTGCTCCGCGGCCTCGACGGGACCGGATTCGAGTACGATGCCGCGAACCGGGCCGTCGCCGAGCGGGCCGCGGACGGGACGGCGACCGAGCTGCGCTACTGGGCGGACGGCACACGTCGCGACCGCACGACGCGGCACCCCGACGGCACCCTCGAGACGACCGGCTTCTACTGGGACGGCGCGGATCTGCTGAACGACACGCACGATGCGAGCGGCACCGCCGCGTACCTGCTCGGGGCCAGCCGGCACACCCGCACGATCCTGGAGGCCGGCGACGCGGTGACGACCTACTACGGTACCGATCGGCACGGCAATGTCACGGACACGACCGACGAGACCGGTCGCACGACACGACAGACCGCGTACACGGACTACGGCGTCGCGACCGACCCGGGCGCAGCGCGCGGCCTGCAGCGCGACCCGTTCGGATACTCCGGCGAGTACACCGATCCCACCGGCCGGCAGCACCTGCGGGCCCGCACCTATGACCCCGTCTCGCTGCAGTTCACGACCCGTGACGAGGCCGACCGGCACAACCGCTACGCGTACGCCGACCTCAACCCGATCATGAACGTCGACCCCACCGGCCGCGCGTCGTCGCCCGACGCGTGGCATCCTGTCGTGCTCGGCCTCAGCATCCTGTGCACCGCCGTGATCGGCGTCGCCGCACTCGCGGGAGTGCCCGCCGCATTCACGTGGGGCACGGGGCTCGCCGCGGCGGGCGTGCTGACCGATGCGTGGGCCTTCGTCGTCAGCGTGGGTGCGCTCAGCGTGCAGGAGGCCGACCGCGCCGGGACGCCCGTCAACGACGGCGCTCGGGCGTTCTTCGAATCCCCCATCACGCATCTCTCCGACTTCGTCGCCGGCGCCGGACTCGTTGCCGCCGCGACCTTCTCCATCAATGGCCTCCCACGGCTCGCCAGATGGCTCCGAGCGAGGCTGCCCACTCAGTACGAGGCCGAGCTGACGACGTTTCCCGTCGAAGACATGCGCGCACTCATCGCCGACTGGGAAGAGATGGTGGGCGTCATGCGCACCGACCCCTTGAGCACGTTGACTCCGGAGTACGACCGCCTACTGGGGCGGACTGTCTCCAGCCTCCGGCATGATGTCCTGGCGCTGGTGGCCAATCGCCCCGTGATGGTGCAGACCAGCCTCACGGCCCCACCCCAGCCACTGCTGGTCGAGGGCCGCATGGTCCGAGGCTTCCGCGGCTGGCTCAACAACGAGCAGCGGATCCCGCTCGAGGTCAGCGCGCAGATCTACGGGCACGCAGGTCTCGCGGTCGGACTGCATGACCGCCAGGCGCTCGCATCGGTGCTGCTGATGAGCGTGCGCCCGGTCCTCAACCTGCACCGCGCGATGAAGGATGTCCCCGTGGAATTGGAAGTGGCGGTGGCCATGCGGGATTGGCGGTTGACGAACCTGAGATCGCATCTCGAGGTCTTGGTCGGCGCCCCGCGATCGAACTTCCTCGACGCGTTCTAA
- a CDS encoding M14 family zinc carboxypeptidase, translating to MTFRHVLSGAGAAAIVAATLVAGTIPAHAAEPTPDALPITYPISDLVAPPTSYPTQPTLPVVADDPTDASINRGAVPYDEIAPKLNALMSQSDRISAQIVGESVQGRDIHLVTITAPESPEQTAQQAAWRAKVKHDPAAAAADAELMAGYKVPIWFNGNIHGNEWEGTDGILNYIEELVTAPDEEVAELLDGYRMYFTITNNPDGRALGQRANADGFDANRDMITGVTPEARIIRDLSGIIQPTFYVDIHGYTSVLQIEPCGPPHGENYEYDLFLPHAYEAALEIEQAVVAANIPGNTYLGADGRPTTENTGKIKIPFRDIRSGWDDWPPIFTPQFVAYQGAITNTVELPLGRVNPATNPQNQANTAVNIEVADVVIKSSVDYVVGNADALLENQIEIFRRGVAGEELRTIPADADPTTIPGPDQWAEIWDETDVYRAEFPRGYVIPMGDAQRSETDAARLVDQLIANGVEVDRATAAFAVDGVEYPAGSYVVDMHQPLRGMANVLLADGSDISERVPDMYDISAWSLALLWGADVVGFGSTTDASLPVPVEAIESAGIVGQVPEGAKYLELATAGAAEYQAVNALLKAGVPVSAFEDGSVIVRGDQRAAAVTVADAYDVTFTASDGMRLRTEPSRGLDHLTVAYSGNQDDRVTLQRLGFTDLRHVTAATIASGAADLATADVLWVGANLAFTGGNAGGAAVMQSYLDAGKGVAGKGTAIASFANTFGLTTVTATTGTSGSNGIVRVGNAEGGLLSTYPQDMAFVYPAVWYTGLGENAQVEQSYAGEDTFVAGHWAAAAGQSTADAAGQASVVTATGATGSRLAMLGTSVNFRTHPVGSYPDIARSLFWASGDGTAVVPPVVAEDLIDETRGSVTVPDTAEAGETIPVGVGEGLDGAVFETVLFSAPVSLGTATVVDGGYEVTIPADTAAGVHRVAVIGLDGVLLGWDDLTVTVTVPVDPGPGEQPGGSGSTPAGSSSDLANTGFDPVLPLGIAAAALLLGASVFLIARRRRRVTRDAD from the coding sequence ATGACGTTCAGACACGTCCTCTCCGGGGCCGGGGCGGCCGCCATCGTCGCTGCCACCCTCGTCGCCGGAACCATCCCCGCACACGCCGCCGAGCCGACGCCCGACGCGCTCCCGATCACCTATCCCATCTCGGACCTCGTCGCGCCCCCGACGTCCTACCCGACCCAGCCCACGCTGCCGGTCGTCGCGGACGACCCGACGGACGCGTCGATCAACCGCGGCGCCGTGCCGTACGACGAGATCGCCCCGAAGCTGAACGCGCTCATGTCCCAGAGCGATCGCATCTCGGCGCAGATCGTCGGCGAGTCGGTGCAGGGACGGGACATCCATCTCGTGACCATCACCGCACCCGAGTCGCCCGAACAGACCGCCCAGCAGGCCGCGTGGCGCGCGAAGGTCAAGCACGACCCGGCCGCCGCTGCCGCCGATGCCGAGCTCATGGCCGGCTACAAGGTGCCGATCTGGTTCAACGGCAACATCCACGGCAACGAGTGGGAGGGCACCGACGGCATCCTGAACTACATCGAGGAGCTCGTCACCGCCCCCGACGAGGAGGTCGCCGAACTGCTCGACGGGTACCGGATGTACTTCACCATCACGAACAACCCCGACGGCCGGGCCCTCGGCCAGCGGGCGAACGCCGACGGGTTCGATGCGAACCGCGACATGATCACGGGCGTGACGCCCGAGGCGCGCATCATCCGCGACCTGTCGGGCATCATCCAGCCCACGTTCTACGTCGACATCCACGGGTACACGAGCGTGTTGCAGATCGAGCCGTGCGGCCCGCCGCACGGTGAGAACTACGAGTACGACCTGTTCCTGCCGCACGCCTACGAGGCCGCGCTCGAGATCGAGCAGGCCGTCGTCGCGGCGAACATCCCGGGCAACACCTACCTGGGCGCCGATGGCCGGCCGACCACGGAGAACACCGGCAAGATCAAGATCCCGTTCCGCGACATCCGCTCGGGCTGGGACGACTGGCCGCCGATCTTCACGCCGCAGTTCGTCGCGTACCAGGGTGCGATCACGAACACCGTCGAGCTGCCGCTCGGCCGCGTGAACCCCGCGACGAACCCGCAGAACCAGGCGAACACCGCGGTCAACATCGAGGTCGCCGACGTCGTGATCAAGTCGTCGGTCGACTACGTCGTCGGCAACGCCGACGCGCTGCTCGAGAACCAGATCGAGATCTTCCGCCGCGGTGTCGCGGGCGAAGAGCTGCGCACGATCCCGGCCGACGCCGACCCGACCACGATCCCCGGTCCCGACCAGTGGGCCGAGATCTGGGACGAGACCGACGTCTACCGCGCCGAATTCCCGCGCGGCTACGTCATCCCGATGGGCGACGCGCAGCGCTCGGAGACCGACGCGGCCCGCCTCGTCGACCAGCTGATCGCGAACGGCGTCGAGGTCGACCGGGCCACCGCGGCCTTCGCGGTCGACGGGGTCGAGTACCCGGCCGGCAGCTATGTCGTCGACATGCACCAGCCGCTCCGCGGCATGGCGAACGTGCTCCTCGCCGACGGCTCGGACATCTCCGAGCGGGTCCCCGACATGTACGACATCTCCGCGTGGAGCCTCGCGCTGCTGTGGGGCGCCGACGTCGTCGGGTTCGGGTCGACGACGGATGCCTCGCTGCCGGTGCCGGTCGAGGCGATCGAGTCGGCCGGGATCGTCGGTCAGGTGCCGGAGGGCGCGAAGTACCTCGAGCTCGCGACCGCGGGCGCGGCGGAGTACCAGGCGGTCAACGCCCTGCTGAAGGCCGGCGTCCCGGTGTCGGCCTTCGAAGACGGCAGCGTGATCGTCCGTGGCGACCAGCGCGCCGCGGCCGTCACGGTCGCCGACGCGTATGACGTGACGTTCACCGCGTCGGACGGCATGCGCCTGCGCACCGAGCCGAGCCGAGGCCTCGACCACCTGACGGTCGCCTACTCGGGCAACCAGGACGACCGCGTGACGCTGCAGCGTCTCGGGTTCACCGACCTGCGGCACGTGACCGCCGCCACGATCGCCTCGGGCGCCGCGGACCTCGCCACCGCCGACGTGCTCTGGGTCGGTGCCAACCTCGCATTCACCGGCGGCAACGCCGGCGGTGCGGCGGTGATGCAGTCGTACCTCGACGCCGGCAAGGGCGTCGCGGGCAAGGGCACGGCGATCGCGTCCTTCGCGAACACGTTCGGCCTGACCACGGTCACCGCGACGACCGGCACCAGCGGCTCGAACGGCATCGTCCGTGTGGGGAACGCCGAGGGCGGTCTGCTCTCGACCTACCCGCAGGACATGGCGTTCGTGTACCCCGCGGTCTGGTACACCGGGCTCGGTGAGAACGCGCAGGTCGAGCAGAGCTACGCGGGCGAAGACACGTTCGTCGCCGGCCACTGGGCCGCGGCCGCAGGTCAGTCGACGGCGGATGCCGCGGGGCAGGCGTCGGTCGTCACCGCCACCGGAGCCACCGGGTCGCGTCTCGCGATGCTCGGCACCTCGGTGAACTTCCGCACCCACCCGGTCGGCTCCTACCCCGACATCGCCCGCTCGCTGTTCTGGGCGTCGGGCGACGGCACGGCGGTCGTGCCGCCGGTGGTGGCCGAGGACCTCATCGACGAGACGCGCGGCTCGGTGACGGTGCCCGACACGGCCGAGGCGGGCGAGACCATCCCGGTCGGGGTCGGCGAGGGGCTCGACGGCGCGGTGTTCGAGACCGTGCTGTTCTCGGCGCCGGTGTCGCTCGGCACCGCGACCGTCGTCGACGGCGGGTACGAGGTCACCATCCCGGCCGACACGGCCGCGGGCGTGCACCGCGTCGCGGTGATCGGGCTCGACGGCGTGCTGCTCGGCTGGGATGACCTGACCGTGACGGTCACCGTCCCGGTCGACCCGGGGCCCGGCGAACAGCCCGGCGGCTCAGGCTCGACCCCGGCCGGCAGCTCGAGCGACCTGGCGAACACCGGCTTCGACCCGGTGCTTCCGCTCGGCATCGCCGCCGCCGCGCTGCTGCTCGGAGCATCCGTGTTCCTGATCGCCCGGCGCCGCCGCCGCGTCACGCGCGACGCCGACTGA
- a CDS encoding class II glutamine amidotransferase, producing MAQSLNSPLGAETVNGDGFGVGWYPDDTAAGVMPALFHSIEPAWHDENLRELTWAIESPLFFSHVRAAAGPPIQQTNCHPFRYGNWLFMHNGAIAGFSQMRRDLMIQLEPKLFPHVKGTTDSEVVFHLAITFGLEQDPIGAMGRALREIERVAATYGIENAVQGSFAVSDGESIWAFRYSTAHRSRTLFHSADMRALQEMYPEVPQLRAFDATARVIVSEPLTDLPGAFIEVPESTVLVLDHDGSHHEDFLAARV from the coding sequence GTGGCTCAGTCCCTGAACTCTCCGCTCGGCGCCGAGACCGTCAACGGCGACGGCTTCGGCGTCGGGTGGTATCCCGACGACACGGCCGCGGGCGTCATGCCCGCGCTGTTCCACAGCATCGAGCCCGCGTGGCACGACGAGAACCTGCGTGAGCTGACGTGGGCCATCGAGTCGCCGTTGTTCTTCTCGCATGTGCGGGCGGCGGCCGGGCCGCCGATCCAGCAGACGAACTGCCACCCCTTCCGTTACGGCAACTGGCTGTTCATGCACAACGGCGCCATCGCCGGGTTCTCGCAGATGCGCCGCGATCTCATGATCCAGCTCGAGCCCAAGCTGTTCCCGCACGTGAAGGGCACGACCGATTCCGAGGTCGTGTTCCACCTCGCGATCACGTTCGGGCTCGAGCAGGATCCGATCGGCGCGATGGGCCGGGCCCTGCGCGAGATCGAGCGGGTCGCCGCGACCTACGGCATCGAGAACGCGGTGCAGGGCTCGTTCGCGGTCTCCGACGGAGAGTCCATCTGGGCGTTCCGGTACTCGACCGCGCACCGCTCGCGCACACTGTTCCATTCCGCCGACATGCGGGCGCTGCAAGAGATGTACCCGGAGGTGCCGCAGCTCCGCGCATTCGATGCGACCGCGCGCGTGATCGTGTCCGAGCCGCTGACCGACCTGCCGGGCGCGTTCATCGAGGTCCCCGAGTCGACGGTGCTCGTGCTCGACCACGACGGCTCGCACCACGAGGACTTCCTCGCCGCGCGCGTGTGA
- a CDS encoding trypsin-like serine peptidase codes for MKFTPLRAGLVGAALIACGLVVAPAAAGASTPDSEVDTATVSSADATAAAAYWTPERMRSAIPADVLVSDAEASAHVTEVEAGAPVTYGGAETGGERQPQGSVRSQASTVASSGVGKVFFQLDGWNYVCSGNSVDAGNGSVVATAGHCVHGGGESESFASRWVFVPGYHEGAAPYGIWTATALSVTEPWSMNRDYSYDAGFVKVAKVDGRTLAQAAGASPIAFNQSRGLDYTSYGYPAASPFDGETVKSCVGTATPDPFWQTQSQGIPCDMTGGSSGGPWLLASGAQNSVNSFGYNGVPGVMFGPYYGSVAHSAYATAAS; via the coding sequence ATGAAATTCACGCCACTCCGCGCCGGACTCGTCGGCGCTGCACTCATCGCCTGCGGGCTGGTCGTGGCGCCGGCCGCCGCGGGCGCCTCGACGCCGGACTCAGAGGTCGACACCGCCACCGTGTCGTCGGCCGACGCGACCGCGGCAGCCGCCTACTGGACGCCAGAGCGCATGCGCTCCGCGATCCCGGCCGACGTGCTCGTCAGCGATGCCGAGGCGTCTGCTCACGTCACCGAGGTCGAGGCGGGCGCGCCCGTGACCTACGGCGGGGCCGAAACGGGCGGCGAGCGCCAGCCGCAGGGGAGCGTGCGATCGCAGGCATCCACGGTCGCATCATCGGGTGTCGGCAAGGTCTTCTTCCAGCTCGACGGCTGGAACTACGTCTGTTCCGGCAACTCGGTGGACGCCGGGAACGGCAGCGTGGTCGCCACCGCGGGGCACTGCGTGCATGGCGGTGGCGAGAGCGAGTCGTTCGCGAGCCGGTGGGTCTTCGTTCCCGGCTACCACGAGGGTGCGGCACCGTATGGAATCTGGACCGCGACCGCGCTCTCCGTGACCGAGCCGTGGTCGATGAACCGCGACTACTCCTATGACGCCGGGTTCGTGAAGGTCGCCAAGGTCGACGGCAGGACCCTCGCCCAGGCCGCCGGCGCATCCCCGATCGCGTTCAATCAGTCGAGGGGTCTGGACTACACGTCGTACGGCTACCCGGCTGCGTCGCCGTTCGATGGTGAGACGGTGAAGTCGTGCGTCGGCACCGCGACCCCAGACCCCTTCTGGCAGACGCAGTCGCAGGGCATCCCGTGCGACATGACCGGCGGCTCTTCGGGTGGCCCCTGGCTGCTCGCCTCGGGCGCGCAGAACTCCGTGAACAGCTTCGGCTACAACGGCGTGCCCGGTGTGATGTTCGGGCCGTACTACGGTTCGGTCGCGCACAGCGCGTACGCGACCGCGGCCTCGTGA
- a CDS encoding ATP-dependent DNA helicase, producing MVPDVTLTPEQAAVFHAIEHTRDHVFVTGRAGTGKSTLLNHLNWNTQKQIVICAPTGVAALNVGGQTIHSLFRLPIGLIADHRIEQNDAVRKILNATDTLVIDEVSMVNADLMDAMDRSLRQARQRAAEPFGGVQVVLFGDPYQLAPVPGDGDERRYFADTYPSMWFFDANVWREASLRIFELGEVHRQHDDTFKHMLNAVRFGQVTAEIAGVLNSTGARRPLPEQGAITLATRNDAVNRINRAQLQRLPGRSLTNAADVAGDFGGRAYPADERLELKVGAQVMFLRNDTMVRGEGPRWVNGTIGTVTSLDKVVRVEVDGVQHEVEPATWEKYKYSWDPVSKKLEREVVAEFSQFPLRLAWAVTIHKSQGASYDSAIVDLGSRVFSPGQTYVALSRLTSLEGLYLARPLRPNDIIVDANVERFMAGAVRELGAPAGTQA from the coding sequence ATCGTGCCCGATGTCACCCTCACCCCTGAGCAAGCGGCGGTGTTCCACGCGATCGAGCACACGCGCGACCACGTCTTCGTCACCGGCCGGGCCGGCACGGGCAAGTCGACGCTCCTGAACCACCTCAACTGGAACACGCAGAAGCAGATCGTCATCTGCGCGCCGACCGGTGTCGCGGCGCTGAACGTGGGCGGCCAGACGATCCACTCGCTCTTCCGGCTGCCCATCGGGCTGATCGCCGACCACCGCATCGAACAGAACGACGCGGTGCGGAAGATCCTGAACGCGACCGACACCCTCGTCATCGACGAGGTGTCCATGGTGAACGCCGATCTCATGGACGCCATGGACCGCTCGCTCCGCCAGGCGCGCCAGCGCGCCGCCGAGCCGTTCGGCGGCGTCCAGGTGGTCTTGTTCGGCGATCCGTACCAGCTCGCGCCCGTGCCGGGCGACGGTGACGAGCGCCGCTACTTCGCGGACACGTACCCGTCGATGTGGTTCTTCGACGCGAACGTGTGGCGCGAGGCATCCCTGCGCATCTTCGAGCTCGGCGAGGTGCACCGGCAGCACGACGACACGTTCAAGCACATGCTGAACGCCGTCCGGTTCGGCCAGGTGACCGCCGAGATCGCCGGCGTGCTGAACTCGACCGGCGCGAGACGCCCGCTGCCCGAGCAGGGAGCGATCACCCTCGCCACGCGAAACGATGCCGTGAACCGCATCAACCGGGCGCAACTGCAGCGCCTGCCGGGCCGGTCGCTCACGAACGCCGCGGATGTCGCGGGGGACTTCGGCGGGCGCGCCTACCCGGCCGACGAACGGCTCGAGCTGAAGGTCGGCGCGCAGGTCATGTTCCTCCGCAACGACACCATGGTGCGCGGTGAGGGTCCGCGTTGGGTGAACGGCACCATCGGCACAGTGACCTCGCTCGACAAGGTCGTGCGCGTCGAGGTCGACGGCGTGCAGCACGAGGTCGAGCCGGCGACGTGGGAGAAGTACAAGTACTCGTGGGACCCGGTGTCGAAGAAGCTCGAGCGCGAGGTCGTCGCCGAGTTCTCGCAGTTCCCGCTCCGGCTCGCGTGGGCGGTCACGATACATAAGTCGCAAGGTGCGAGCTACGACTCGGCGATCGTCGATCTCGGCTCGCGGGTGTTCAGCCCCGGACAGACCTACGTCGCGCTGAGCCGGCTCACCAGCCTCGAAGGGCTGTACCTCGCACGACCGCTGCGGCCGAACGACATCATCGTCGACGCGAACGTCGAACGGTTCATGGCGGGTGCGGTGCGCGAGCTGGGTGCGCCCGCGGGCACGCAGGCGTGA
- a CDS encoding serine hydrolase domain-containing protein — MGRRRGRVAGAAGVLVVAVALSGCTGGTIDPGERFGAVDETIAGDTATALQQVLADAVTLSGSSGGLAAVSAPWAGEWRGVAGTVAFDEGAPAVEPAQTFHLAGVTSEITCLLLLKLADTGAVALDDPVSDYVTDIPGLEGITLEQLCRHTSGLADYHPPLRVHFMQNPGRIWSPVELVSSALALPRTGAPGQTVSYSRTNLILLGMALERGTHRSWSELAREYVIGPLGLTGTTLPAPSALEQPGLMGAYAARPGPDGAPDCAARLDDSLQSSSMGGAASGARSQLEDTVRLSQAFASGALLSERTAREQWTTAAVPGADPWVTQGLGGMAYGPLRGTASEATGALTAAFTDPGTGLTVVVSLNNSSSGHDFVRETAFAIASIASKTPAASGESQPLVELPWSLDQAKQRMQELSRCALPPSEG, encoded by the coding sequence ATGGGTCGCCGCAGAGGGCGCGTCGCGGGAGCCGCAGGCGTCCTCGTCGTCGCGGTCGCGCTGAGCGGATGCACCGGGGGCACGATCGATCCGGGTGAGCGCTTCGGCGCGGTCGACGAGACGATCGCGGGCGACACGGCGACCGCGCTGCAGCAGGTGCTCGCGGACGCCGTCACCCTCAGCGGATCGAGCGGTGGTCTCGCCGCGGTGTCCGCCCCCTGGGCCGGCGAATGGCGTGGCGTCGCGGGCACGGTGGCCTTCGACGAGGGCGCGCCCGCGGTCGAGCCCGCGCAGACGTTCCACCTCGCGGGCGTGACCTCCGAGATCACGTGCCTGCTCCTGCTCAAGCTCGCCGACACCGGAGCGGTCGCCCTCGACGACCCGGTCAGCGACTACGTGACCGACATCCCGGGCCTCGAGGGCATCACGCTCGAGCAGCTGTGCCGGCACACCTCGGGCCTCGCCGACTACCATCCGCCGTTGCGGGTGCACTTCATGCAGAACCCGGGTCGCATCTGGTCGCCGGTCGAGCTCGTCTCGAGCGCGCTCGCGCTGCCGCGCACCGGGGCGCCCGGGCAGACGGTCTCGTACTCACGCACGAACCTCATCCTCCTCGGCATGGCGCTCGAGCGCGGGACGCATCGCAGCTGGTCCGAATTGGCGCGCGAGTACGTCATCGGCCCGCTCGGGCTCACCGGCACGACGCTACCCGCGCCCTCGGCCCTCGAGCAGCCCGGGCTCATGGGCGCTTATGCGGCGCGACCCGGCCCCGACGGAGCGCCCGACTGCGCGGCGCGCCTCGACGACTCACTGCAGTCGAGCTCGATGGGCGGCGCGGCGAGTGGCGCGCGGTCCCAGCTCGAAGACACCGTCCGGCTCAGCCAGGCGTTCGCATCGGGGGCGCTGCTCAGTGAGCGCACCGCTCGCGAGCAGTGGACGACGGCGGCGGTGCCCGGGGCGGATCCGTGGGTCACACAGGGTCTCGGCGGCATGGCGTACGGGCCGCTGCGCGGCACGGCGTCCGAGGCGACGGGTGCGCTGACCGCGGCGTTCACCGACCCGGGTACCGGGCTGACGGTGGTCGTCTCGCTCAACAACTCCAGCTCGGGTCACGACTTCGTGCGCGAGACGGCGTTCGCGATCGCCTCGATCGCGTCGAAGACGCCGGCGGCGTCGGGGGAGTCCCAGCCGCTGGTGGAACTGCCCTGGTCGCTCGATCAGGCGAAGCAGCGGATGCAGGAGCTGTCCCGCTGTGCACTCCCACCCTCGGAAGGCTGA